A single Roseofilum reptotaenium CS-1145 DNA region contains:
- the murD gene encoding UDP-N-acetylmuramoyl-L-alanine--D-glutamate ligase, with protein sequence MPLAHVIGLGKSGIGAAKLLHRQGWQVKVSDRQISDALRQQQKTLHDLGIVCDLGFSFSLEDSPLPERIVVSPGVPWDIPVLVQARAQGIEILGEMELAWRDLKDVPWVGITGTNGKTTTTALIAAIFQQAGFHAPGCGNIGYAACELALGEKRPDWVIAEISSYQIESSSTLSPEIGVWTTFTPDHLKRHKTLDNYYDIKAQLLRRSHHQVFNGDDAYLHQRGLKEWPDAYWTSVKGKQHLVGSPQNGIYIQDRWVMVQGDPILPAASLKMVGAHNQQNLLMAVAVARLAGIEHEAIAEAIANFPGVPHRLELIGAIDQIDLINDSKATNYDAAEVGLSAVEPPVILIAGGEAKEGDDTQWLHRIKSKAAAVLLIGEAAPHFAQRLEAVGYDSYEMVETLDRAIPRSLVLAKHYQAKGVLFSPACASFDQYANFEQRGDHFRQLCLELNQ encoded by the coding sequence ATGCCCCTTGCTCATGTCATTGGTTTAGGTAAATCTGGAATTGGAGCCGCTAAACTGCTACACCGTCAAGGATGGCAGGTAAAAGTGAGCGATCGCCAAATCTCCGATGCTTTACGCCAACAACAGAAAACCCTTCACGATCTGGGAATTGTCTGCGATCTAGGCTTTTCCTTCAGCCTAGAAGATTCCCCACTTCCAGAACGGATTGTTGTCAGTCCTGGAGTTCCCTGGGATATTCCCGTGTTGGTGCAAGCACGAGCGCAAGGCATTGAAATCCTAGGGGAAATGGAACTCGCTTGGCGAGATCTTAAGGATGTTCCTTGGGTTGGCATAACTGGAACCAATGGCAAAACCACGACTACGGCTTTAATCGCGGCGATTTTTCAACAGGCTGGCTTTCATGCCCCCGGCTGCGGCAATATTGGCTACGCGGCTTGTGAATTGGCACTCGGTGAAAAACGGCCAGATTGGGTGATTGCCGAAATTAGTAGTTATCAAATTGAATCCTCCTCTACCCTATCTCCGGAAATTGGGGTCTGGACAACGTTTACCCCCGATCATCTCAAGCGCCATAAAACTCTGGACAATTATTACGACATTAAAGCGCAGTTATTGCGGCGATCGCATCATCAAGTTTTTAATGGGGATGATGCCTATTTGCATCAAAGGGGTCTCAAAGAATGGCCGGATGCCTATTGGACGAGCGTTAAAGGCAAACAGCATTTAGTCGGTTCTCCCCAGAATGGCATTTATATTCAAGACCGCTGGGTGATGGTGCAAGGCGACCCCATTTTACCCGCTGCCAGTTTGAAAATGGTGGGAGCGCATAATCAGCAAAATCTATTAATGGCGGTCGCTGTAGCTCGGTTAGCGGGGATTGAACACGAAGCCATTGCTGAGGCGATCGCCAATTTTCCCGGCGTTCCCCATCGTTTAGAACTCATTGGTGCGATCGATCAAATTGACTTGATTAATGATAGTAAAGCCACCAATTATGATGCGGCAGAAGTGGGCTTATCAGCAGTTGAGCCTCCCGTTATTTTAATTGCAGGAGGAGAAGCTAAAGAGGGAGATGACACTCAATGGTTGCATCGCATTAAGTCTAAAGCGGCGGCAGTCTTACTCATCGGCGAAGCTGCGCCCCATTTTGCCCAACGCTTAGAAGCGGTGGGTTATGATTCCTATGAGATGGTCGAAACTTTGGATCGAGCCATTCCCCGTTCCTTAGTTTTAGCAAAACACTATCAAGCCAAAGGAGTATTATTTTCTCCCGCCTGCGCCAGTTTCGATCAATATGCTAACTTTGAGCAACGGGGCGATCATTTCCGCCAATTATGTTTAGAACTGAACCAGTAG
- a CDS encoding NAD synthetase — MENTPVLDWIAGGLAIAIAIGGLVMLFQGLSGFNEQDKK, encoded by the coding sequence ATGGAAAATACACCGGTGTTAGATTGGATTGCGGGAGGATTAGCCATCGCGATCGCGATCGGAGGCTTAGTCATGCTATTCCAAGGTTTATCGGGTTTTAATGAGCAGGATAAAAAGTGA